GACGCCGTGAAGCTTGCCCGCGAGGGCGTTGAGTACTTCAAAGGCAAGGGTGTGGACGTCATAATAGTGGACTCGGCCGGAAGACACAAAGAGGAAACCGGCCTCATCGAGGAGATGAAGCAGATAAGCGAGGCAATAAAGCCCCATGAGGTGATTCTGGTCATTGATGGAACCATTGGCCAGCAGGCCTACAACCAGGCGCTTGCGTTCAAAGAGGCAACGCCGATAGGTTCAATAATAGTCACCAAACTCGACGGTTCCGCCAAAGGTGGTGGGGCACTCTCTGCCGTTGCCGCTACCGGAGCGCCCATAAAGTTCATAGGCGTCGGGGAGAGGATAGACGACCTCGAACCCTTCGACCCCAAACGCTTTGTTTCCAGGCTTCTTGGAATGGGGGACATAGAAGGGCTACTCCAGAAGCTTGAGGAGCTCCAGAAGGCCCAGGAGTTCAAAGAGGAGGACCTTGAGAAGTTCCTCAAGGGCAAGTTCAACCTCAAGGACATGTACGCCCAGCTTGAGGCGATGCAGAAAATGGGGCCGCTAAAGCAGATACTCCAGATGATTCCGGGGCTCGGATACTCCCTGCCCGAGGATGCCGTCAGGGTCGGGGAGGAAAAGCTGAAGAGGTACAGGATAATAATGGACTCAATGACGGAGGAAGAGCTCGAACACCCGGAGATAATCAACTATTCGAGGATAAAGAGAATCGCCAGAGGTTCCGGAACCAGCACCCAGGAGGTCAGGGAACTGCTCCATCAGTACAACCAGATGAAAAAGATGTTCAAGAGCATGGACAAGAGAAAGCTTTCTAAGATGGCAAGGAAATTTAACTTTGGGGGGTTTGGGATATGATCGAGGCCTTTGTGCTGGTTGTTGTTAAGCCCGGAACCGAGGAGAAAGTATACAACGCCCTCTCAAAGGAGGAGCGGATAAAGGAGATATACCGCGTCTATGGAGAGTACGACATCATAATCCGGGTGGAGGTTGAGAACATCCATGAGCTTGACAGGTTCCATGATGAGGTGCTGAGGAAAGTGAAAAACATAGAGATGACGGAAACGCTGATAGCCAGCTCGTACAGGGGGTGAAGTCTTGGAAAAGAGGTGGGTGGCGACTATCCACCTCGACACCCTCGAAGTCGAGCATGACCCTTCTTTTAAATTTAAGTGCGTCGAAAACTGTGGAAAGTGCTGCTACGAGCTTGAGATACCGGTTAGAGACGAAGACATAGCGAGGATAGAGGACCTTGGCTACAACGCCTGGGAATTCGTGGACTATGAAAAGATGTTTTACCGGGGCGATAAGTTCCTGAGCTATGCACTCAAAAAGCGTCCCTTCGACGGCGGCTGCGTTTTTCTCGACCCCGAAACTATGAGGTGCCAGATATACGGGAAGAGGCCCTTGGCATGCAGGCTGTATCCCTTCGTCTTCGTGAAGCAGGGAAGAGTTATGGAAGTATACGTCAAAATGGACTCCTTCTGTCCAGGCCTCAATCACCCTGAAGGAGAACCAATAACCCAGAAGTTCATCCTGAGGGAATACGGCGATGTTGTGGAGGAGTATCGCAGAAAGGTTGTGAAGAGCCAAGAGTGACCGAAACATATTTATACATTTTCTTGTTAATTTTTGGCCACTGGAGGTGAGAGAATGAGTCAGCTAAAGTCGGTCCAGGAAAAGCTCAGACTGGTCAGGGTGCTCCGACTGCTCAAGAAGACCTACACCTACGAGGAGCTGTCCAAGATAACCGGCCTTCCCATCACTGTGCTCAACAGGTACGTGAGGGGGAAGGTCCTTCCGAGTGCCGAGAGAACCAAGGAGCTCCTTGAACTGCTCCTCCCGTACATCAACATAGAGGAGGAAGTTAGAAAAAGGATAAAATTTGACGAGTATGGGTTTTTTGACAACATGCCAGTACTCAGCGATACATCCCTTATGAGCCTCATCGCCGAGGAGGTGGCGGGCAGATACATGGACAAGAACGTGGACAAAGTCCTCACCGCCGCAACCGACGGAATCGCCCTCGGTGTCCACGTGGCCAGGGAACTCAACGTTGACGTTGTATACGCCAAGAAGAAAAAGGAGGTCGGAGTCGAGAAGTTCTACGAGGTCAGCTACGTCCCGAGCGCCTCCGGAAGCGTAACAACCCTGTACCTTCCTCAGTGGGCGCTCAGAAAGGGCGAAAACGTCCTCATAGTCGATGACGTGATAAGGAGCGGTGAAACCCAGAGGGCTCTCCTTGAGATGTGCAGACAGGCAGGGGCAAAACCCGTGGGCATGTTCTTCCTCATAAGCGTCGGCGATGTCATCGACCACCTCAAGGAGGAGTACAGCATCCCGGTGGAGAGCCTCATAAGGCTAGAGTGATACTGATGAAGGTGCTCATCTACAACGCCGACGGCCTGACAATACCGGTGGAGGTTGAACTCGGCCTCCCCTTCAAATTCGTGTGCACCGAAGAGGAGTGCGGCAGGGAGGTAGTCATAGAGGGAGTCGTCAGGCTGGCCAGCGAGGAAGAGTTTACCGAGACCCTTGAGAGCACCATAGCCGAGAACTCGGACTTCAAAAAGATACGCGAAATAGCCGCCAGAATGCTTGTATTCGAGGGGAAAGTCAACGGAAAAGAAGTAAAGCTTCCGGTCGAGAGCTTTGATGACTTTGCCAAACGGTTTCTAGAGCAAGTTTTAGTCCTCCGTTAGCTTAAGCCGCAGGTCTTCCTTAACGACCTGCATTGCCACGCTCGTGTTCGTTTTTTCCACACCCTCCAGCGAGAGAAGCCACTTGACGAAGCGGTTCATATCGGCCCGGTCCCTGAACTTGGCCACCACAACTATGTCGAACTCCCCGGTGATGTCGTACACCATTACAACCCGGTCGTTGCGGGCTATTTCCCGTTCTATTTCAACTATCTTTCTGCCCTGGGCCTTAACCCCTATCACCGTGGTGAGACCAAAGCCAAGCTTCTCATAGTCAAGAATCGGTGCAAATCCCCGGATTACTCCCTCCTCCTCCAACCTCTTGATGCGGTTGTACACGGTCCCCACGGCGACCTTTAGCTCACGCGCTATCTCGCGATAGGATAGCCTGGCATTCTCCTGAAGCAGAGAAAGTATCTTAAGATCCAGTTCATCCACCATCCGCACCACCAGTCCTGTTACACCGTAAACTTTAAATACCCTTCCCTTGGAGGGAATAGCGGGCAGAGGACCGGTAGCCTAGCTAGGATAGGGCGGCGGCCTCCTAAGCCGCAGGTCCGGGGTTCAAATCCCCGCCGGTCCGCCATAGAAACTTTTGTCAGACAAAAGTTCCACAGACGTTGTGGCGTTCTACAACACCACCCATTTTGCAGGCATTAATTGACAGATATTTAAAGTTTCACAAGGACTACTGGATCTTTGCTGGCTGGCCCTCTCCAGCTAGGCGAGGCTTTCAGGAGAAAGAGTAAAGCGTTTTTCAAAAGAACTATTCAAAAGCTCCGGTTGAAAAACAACAAAAGAGGATATAAGAATTCACAGGAGGTGATGGATATGGTAGAGGACGCTCTCCTGCTGTACCTAGCGAGCATGCACAGGGAGAAGAAATCCGGAAAAAAGAAGGGCATTCGCACCATCTGATGCCTTTTCCTCCCGACAGGTCAACTGGTATATTCTCCGTCCCAAAGGACGTGGCCTGGAGAAGAGAAAAGTCAGGCCCCCCGTTCTCATTCCGAAATCTTTAAATATTCCCGGCACTTTTAGTTAATTTGGGTAAGAAAAAGTAGGGGGTGGGAGGATGGTGTACGTCGCGGTTCTGGCAAACGTTAACGGCAACCTCCCAGCCCTCGCAAAGGCCCTCGAAAAGATAGAGACCCTCAAAGACGAAGGTTATGATGTCGAGAAGTATTATATCATCGGGAACATCGTGGGTCTGTTCCCATACCCGAGGGAGATCCTGGATACCCTCGACGACCTCATAAGGAACAATAAGGTTAGCGTAATCCGCGGCGAGTTCGACCAGATTATAGCGGAGAGCGATCCTCACGCCGAGGGGCCCGACTACATCGACCGGGTGAACTACCCCAAGCACATCAAGCTGGCCCTGAAGTACACGTGGGAAAAGCTCGGCCACGAGGGCAGGGAGTTCATACGCGACCTGCCCGTTTATCTGGTCGACAGGATTGGAAAGAACGACATTTTTGGCGTCTACGGAAGTCCCCTAGACCCGTTCGGAGGAAAAGTCCTCCCAGAGCAACCGACTAGCTACTACGAGACAATAATGCGTCCCATGAAAGACTACGAGATACTCTTCGTGGCATCACCGAAGTATCCGGTCAACGCCATGACCCGCTACGGAAGGGTCATCTGTCCGGGAAGCATAGGATTCCCACCTGGAAGGGAGCACAAGGCCACGTTCGCCCTCGTGGATGTTGATACACTCCATACAAAGTTCATAGAGGTTGACTACGACAAGAAGCTCATAGAGGAGAGGATACGCAGGGAAGGCCTGCCCGAGGAGCTCGTCAGGATTCTCTACCACGGAAAGATTTGACCAGACTCATTCCCTCCACTATTTCCCTTCTATCGTAGGCAAGGAAAAGCAGAAATCCGGCAAGAAGGGCGTACTTTGACAGGAAGACTAAGGACTGGAGGAGCAGTGCTACGGCCAGTGGGGTGTATATTCTGGGGGATATATCGAGAAGAGCCCTTGCGTAGTGAGCAACGCCCATGAGTATGATGCCGTAGCCAAGCATCAAGCCCGCCATCACACCCATAGCTCCAAATGCAGGTATGAGGTAGAACCACGAAAGGAGAACCGCAAAGGCACCGAGGAGAGCCACAAGTGTCCCCCTCCTGACGTAGGCTGTTGAGTTCAGGGCAACTATGCTGGGGTTGTAAGCTATGTAGACCTCCATAGCCATAAGGGCCAGGTAGAAAGCGGAACCCACATCGAAGCCAAATATTGCTGAGAGAACCTCCCTGCCGAGCAACATGAGAATGAAGACTGCAACGCCGGTCACGAGTATCAAAATGGACGTGGTCTTCTCGGCGAGGAGTTTAACGTAGTCGCTCTCATTTCTCCCGTACTTGTAGGAAAAGAGGGGCATTATGGCCGACTGAAGTATCTGGGGGAGATACGTCATAAGAAAGGCCGCGGAGAGTATCGCCGACACTATCCCAGCAACCTCCGGGCCGGATAAATATTCACTCATAAAATATGGGCCCTGTATCAGGAAGACACCCGAGAGGGTACCCAAAAACGCAAAGGCCGAATACGAGATGAGGAGACCCATCTCGCTAGTTCTGGGCTTTCCAACGAAGTCAAACCTCACCAGATAAGCGGCAGAGAAAACCGCAATCAGCCCCAGGAAGAGCAGGTACGGCGCGAAGACGTTGGGAATTAAAAAGCCCACCAGGAAGCCCGCAAAGGCCAGTGTTATTATGTACGCGTAGTGCTCCCCCCGGTGGATGCCGTAAAGAAAGTTCCTGAGGGTCAGCTGAATTCCTCTGAGCGTTGCAAGGATTCCCAGGTAGAGATTTACAGGGATGAGGAGCAGTCCAATCAGCGGGAGGAGGAACGAGGGAAGGGTTATTGAGCGTATTGAATCAGTTTTGCCGGCCCCTAAGAATTCAGAGGCGTATTTGCCAAGGGCTATCGCAAAGAAGCTCAGAGGTATGGCGACAAAGAAGGCCTGCGAGATAAGAGAGTTCGCCATCCCCAGCTCCTCAAGGCCAAAG
This window of the Thermococcus thermotolerans genome carries:
- a CDS encoding signal recognition particle protein Srp54, whose translation is MALEKLGKALNNALRKLARSGTVDEALIKEVVRDIQRALIQADVNVRLVLQLTKTIEKRALEEKPPAGASKKEHIIQIVYEELTKFLGKEAKPLEIKDKPTVLLTVGIQGSGKTTSVAKLARHLQKRGYKVGLVCSDTWRPGAYYQLKQLVEPFGIEVFGDPEEKDAVKLAREGVEYFKGKGVDVIIVDSAGRHKEETGLIEEMKQISEAIKPHEVILVIDGTIGQQAYNQALAFKEATPIGSIIVTKLDGSAKGGGALSAVAATGAPIKFIGVGERIDDLEPFDPKRFVSRLLGMGDIEGLLQKLEELQKAQEFKEEDLEKFLKGKFNLKDMYAQLEAMQKMGPLKQILQMIPGLGYSLPEDAVRVGEEKLKRYRIIMDSMTEEELEHPEIINYSRIKRIARGSGTSTQEVRELLHQYNQMKKMFKSMDKRKLSKMARKFNFGGFGI
- a CDS encoding Lrp/AsnC family transcriptional regulator, encoding MIEAFVLVVVKPGTEEKVYNALSKEERIKEIYRVYGEYDIIIRVEVENIHELDRFHDEVLRKVKNIEMTETLIASSYRG
- a CDS encoding YkgJ family cysteine cluster protein — protein: MEKRWVATIHLDTLEVEHDPSFKFKCVENCGKCCYELEIPVRDEDIARIEDLGYNAWEFVDYEKMFYRGDKFLSYALKKRPFDGGCVFLDPETMRCQIYGKRPLACRLYPFVFVKQGRVMEVYVKMDSFCPGLNHPEGEPITQKFILREYGDVVEEYRRKVVKSQE
- a CDS encoding phosphoribosyltransferase family protein, with amino-acid sequence MSQLKSVQEKLRLVRVLRLLKKTYTYEELSKITGLPITVLNRYVRGKVLPSAERTKELLELLLPYINIEEEVRKRIKFDEYGFFDNMPVLSDTSLMSLIAEEVAGRYMDKNVDKVLTAATDGIALGVHVARELNVDVVYAKKKKEVGVEKFYEVSYVPSASGSVTTLYLPQWALRKGENVLIVDDVIRSGETQRALLEMCRQAGAKPVGMFFLISVGDVIDHLKEEYSIPVESLIRLE
- a CDS encoding Lrp/AsnC family transcriptional regulator, producing the protein MVDELDLKILSLLQENARLSYREIARELKVAVGTVYNRIKRLEEEGVIRGFAPILDYEKLGFGLTTVIGVKAQGRKIVEIEREIARNDRVVMVYDITGEFDIVVVAKFRDRADMNRFVKWLLSLEGVEKTNTSVAMQVVKEDLRLKLTED
- a CDS encoding metallophosphoesterase family protein, with the translated sequence MVYVAVLANVNGNLPALAKALEKIETLKDEGYDVEKYYIIGNIVGLFPYPREILDTLDDLIRNNKVSVIRGEFDQIIAESDPHAEGPDYIDRVNYPKHIKLALKYTWEKLGHEGREFIRDLPVYLVDRIGKNDIFGVYGSPLDPFGGKVLPEQPTSYYETIMRPMKDYEILFVASPKYPVNAMTRYGRVICPGSIGFPPGREHKATFALVDVDTLHTKFIEVDYDKKLIEERIRREGLPEELVRILYHGKI
- a CDS encoding lipopolysaccharide biosynthesis protein — its product is MSYERRVIIRHSLASMVALGLTGITRFLYSAIVARRFGLEELGMANSLISQAFFVAIPLSFFAIALGKYASEFLGAGKTDSIRSITLPSFLLPLIGLLLIPVNLYLGILATLRGIQLTLRNFLYGIHRGEHYAYIITLAFAGFLVGFLIPNVFAPYLLFLGLIAVFSAAYLVRFDFVGKPRTSEMGLLISYSAFAFLGTLSGVFLIQGPYFMSEYLSGPEVAGIVSAILSAAFLMTYLPQILQSAIMPLFSYKYGRNESDYVKLLAEKTTSILILVTGVAVFILMLLGREVLSAIFGFDVGSAFYLALMAMEVYIAYNPSIVALNSTAYVRRGTLVALLGAFAVLLSWFYLIPAFGAMGVMAGLMLGYGIILMGVAHYARALLDISPRIYTPLAVALLLQSLVFLSKYALLAGFLLFLAYDRREIVEGMSLVKSFRGRES